A segment of the Asinibacterium sp. OR53 genome:
GCAGCTTTAGCAGCTGTATCTGCTTTCTTAGTGGTGTCAGCAGCAGCTTTAGCAGCTGAATCAGCAGCAGGAGCTACAGTTGCAGTTGAATCTTTAGCAGCTTCTTTGTTTTCACCGCTGTTACAAGCAGCCATTACGCCAGCAACGGCCAGGATAGCGAATACTTTTTTCATTGTACTTGTTTTTTAAAGAGTTTTTATTACGGCGCAAAGATAGTTGCCAGGTTGAATTATGCAAATTTTAACGAATAAATTTTATTTCTTCCTGAAGAATATCCGCACCGGTACTCCCTTAAAATTAAACTGTGTTCTGAGCTGATTTTCAAGGTAATTCTTATAAGGTTGCTTGATATCATCCGGGTAATTGGTGAAAAAAGCAAAAGAAGGCACATGGGTAGGCAACTGGGTAACATATTTAATTTTTACAGTATTTCCTCTCACCACGGGGGCATGATATGCCTGTACTGCCTTCAGCATCACTTCGTTCAACTGTGAGGTAGGTATCTTGCGTTGCTTGTTGTCAAATACTTCCAGTGCCGTTTCTATTGCCTTGAAAATCCGTGTTTTATCTTTCACCGAAACAAAAAGAACCGGTACATCGGTAAAAGGCGCCAATTTCATCTTCAGGTTTTTTTCGTAATCACGCGCTGTATTCGTCTCTTTTTCAATGAGATCCCATTTATTCACCAGCACTACTACCCCCTTTCCTTTACGTGCAGCCAGACTGAAAATGCTCACATCCTGCCCTGTGATCCCTTTGGCTGCATCCATCAATAAGAGGCATACATCTGCCTCATCCATAGCTCTTATGGCCCGGATTACAGAATAAAATTCCAGGTCGTCTTTCTCTTTATTCTTCTTGCGGATACCTGCCGTATCTATCAAAATGAAGTCTTTCTGAAAGAGCTTATAATGGGTATGGATGGTATCCCGGGTGGTACCGGCGATATCGCTTACAATGGTCCTTTCCTGGCCAATAAGGGCATTCAGTAAGGATGACTTGCCCACATTGGGCTGGCCAATGATCGCAAACTTGGGCAGACCATCTTCCGGGCGCACTTCTTCTGTCTCTTCAGGCGCAATGGCCGACGTAATCATATCCAATAATTCTCCCGTTCCACTTCCGGAGATGCTGCTAATGAAGAAGTTATGATCAAACCCCATGCTGTAAAACTCGGCAGCTTCCAATTCACGTTCGCCATTGTCTACCTTGTTCACCACCAGGTAAACGGGCTTGGTAGCCCTCCTCAATAAATCGCCCATCGCTTCATCGAGATGGGTGATGCCTGTAGTCACATCTACCATGAAAACCACTGCGTTAGCTTCGTCTATTGCAATTTTTACCTGCTTCGCGATCTCCCGTTCAAACACATCTTCACTTCCGGAAACAAATCCGCCTGTATCAATCACATTGAATTGTTTCCCATTCCAATCGGTCATCCCATATTGGCGGTCGCGCGTAACCCCACTCACATCATCCACAATGGCTTTGCGGTGCTCCAACATCCTGTTGAAGAACGTACTCTTCCCCACATTGGGCCTACCTACTATTGCAACTGTATATCCACTCATAATAATTGCTGATTTGTTGATTTCTGATGTCTGATTTATTTTTAAAGAAGCCGACACAACTCATTTAAAATAAACGCTTTATAAAAAATGGCGCTATTGCCAAATTGTCGAATTACCAAATTATTCAATTGTACCCGTATTCTTTCAGCTGCATCTCATTATCCCTCCACTTGGGCCTCACCTTCACAAAAAGTTCAAGAAAGACCTTCTGGCCAATGAACCCTTCGATATCTGCCCTTGCTTTCATGCCGATCTGTTTGATCATTTTACCCTTATCGCCAATGATGATGGCTTTCTGGGTCTCCCGCTGCACAATGATATCGGCCTGGATCTTCACGAGTGATTCCTTCTCTTTGAACTCATTGATCATAACAGCGGTATGATAAGGTATCTCATCGCCAAACAATTCATAGATCTTCTCCCTGATCATTTCCGCCACGAAAAACTTGGTGGGCATATCGCTCAGGTCCTCTTCACTGTAAAAGGGCATGCCTTCGGGTAAAAAGGTCAAAATGACATCCAGCAGTTCATCCAGGTGTTCATGCCTGAGGGCCGATATTTTTACCAGCTTCCGGCAGTAGGGTTGCTTTGAAAAATAAGTTTCCGCTTCGGTTATCTTGTTGCCGTTTACACCATCTGTTTTATTCAGCACTACAACAGCAGGTACCGTCAGCTTCAATGCGCTGAAAATGGCATGACAGGATTCCCAATCGTCTTTGACGTCTACGATCAGCAGCGCCAGGTCGGCATCTTCCAGGGCGCCTTTTACGGCATCCATCATGCGCTCATGCAGTTTGTATTTCGGGTCGATGATACCCGGCGTGTCTGAAAAGATCACCTGGTATTCGCCCGGCTTATTCAGGAAAGCCTTGATGCGATGGCGTGTGGTTTGCACCTTGGGCGATACGATGGCCATTTTTTCGCCCACGAGCGCGTTCAGCAAAGTACTTTTGCCGGCATTGGGTTTTCCGAATATGTTTACAAATCCTGCTTTCAATGTTCCTTTTTTTTGAACCCGCACAAAGTTAGGCCTAAAACTAAAAAAGCCCCTGATGGGGCCTTTCTGTTGCGTTGCGAGGGAAGGGATCGAACCTCCGACCTTCGGGTTATGAGCCCGACGAGCTACCGCTGCTCTACCTCGCGATGTAATTGGGTTGCAAAGGTAGGGGTATACGGATTAGCTTCCAAATAAATATTGAAAATCAGCCGGTTTAGTCGTCGGTTTTTCTTTTGAAGGTAGCACCGCCGCTGATATCGCTGTTGCGCACCAGCGCCTGCCCTTTATAATAAATACCGCTTCCGCCACTGGCGCTGGCGTCTATTTCTTTATTGACTGTGAGGTGGATCGCCGACGCACCGGAAGCATTTACCTTGCAGTAATCGGTATGCAGGTCGTATCCTCTGATGCCGCTGGCACCCGATGCTTCTACCTGGGTCTTATTCGCTTCGCCCGATATGGTAATCCTGGAAGCGCCGGTAGCTACCAAGCGCAATAACGCTGTTTGCACTTTACCGGAAAAATCACTGGCACCGGATAATTCAATCTCGAGCTTTTCGAGTTTCACCGCATCTGTGAGCCGGATATTGCAGGCCCCGGAAGCTTCTATCCTTTTAAGGGTTTTAAAAGTTACATAAGCTTTCATGCGCTTATTGCCCCAGCTCCAGCCGCTTTTTTGAGGTGTGATATGCAATACCCCATTTTTCAGTTCTGTGTTGATACGCCCGGCATCTTCATCAGAGCCGGCGCTCACTGCTACCGCTTCTTCATTACCTTGGGAAAGATACAGGCTGATGGCACCCGATACTTCAATGCCGGTAAACCCACTGATGGGTCGCACTTGTACATTGTCATCCCTGACAATGTTTTTCTCCTGTGCACCTGCCTGCAAAAGGCACACCCCCATCAATACCACCAGCAGCCATTTTTTCATACACCCTGTTTTTTCGTATAACGAAAGCTCCGGCTTAAAGTTACACTTCGCCTTCATTCCGCAACAACGGACAATCAACGGCCGATCTTTTCCTGCCAGGCCAGCATACCGCCGGTTACGTTTACAACATGCTTGTAACCCATGGTTTCGAGAATGAGGCAGGCTTGTCCGCTCCTGTTACCACTGCGGCAATAGATGAATACTTCCTGGTCTTTGAGGTCGTCGATCTCATCTACCTGCATGGTCTGTATTTTACCAAGAGGCAATAAGAGGCCGCCGATATTGAACTCGGCATTTTCGTGGGGTTCACGTACATCCACCAGGTTAATGGTTTCACCGGCATCCAGTTTGGCTTTCAGGGCCTCTACGGTGATTGTTTGCATAGAAAGAAAATTAAAAAGTCAGCGTTCAAAAGTCAAAAATATTACATTTTGTCCTTTGAACGCTGACTTATATGAGTGATACGGTTAGTATTTCAGCTTCAGCTCTACCCTCCTGTTCTGGGTACGTCCGGCGGCGGTTTTGTTATCAGCTACCGGTCTGCTTGGGCCATATCCTGCGGCACTCAGCCTGGAAGCATCTACACCCTTGCTCACAAGGTATTTGTAAATGGCTTTAGCACGTTTTTCGCTCAGCACCTGGTTGGCGGCTTCTTTACCTACATTATCGGTATGACCTTCTATATCGAGTTTCAATGCTGCATCTTCTTTCATCACAGCCACTACCTCATTGAGCTCCCTGGTAGATTTGGTGGCTATCTTATCGCTGCCGGTGAGGAAGAGAATGTTTTTGGCATTTTTCTGCACTTTTTCTACCAGTTCTTTCTTCACTTCGGGACAACCAAAATTGGCTTTGGTACCTGGTACATCCGGACACCTGTCTTCTTCATCATTCACGCCATCGTGATCCCTGTCGGGCACGGGACAACCCTGGTAACGGGCCACACCCGGAACAGTGGGGCATTTATCTTCTTCATCATTGATGCCGTCACCGTCTGTATCAGGTACAGGACATCCATCGTATTTGGCAACACCTTTAACGGTAGGACATTTATCGTTTTCATCATTGATGCCATCGCCATCCGTATCGGGTACGGGGCATCCATCATATTTGGCAATACCCGGAACAGTGGGGCATTTGTCTTTGCTGTCGGGAATGCCATCGCCGTCCGAATCTTTATCAGGAGGCGGTGGAGGCGTTACCAGGGCAGTTTCCTTTCTTTCCACGATCGGGGAAGCGATGCCTATGGAATAACTCATATAATTCACAGCCAGCGAGGTTACGGCTGCTTTATAGGTTCCCAATGCATGTATGAAAGTACCTTCTCCCAACTTGAATTGTAAACCAACACCAATAGGTGCATACGCGGCAAAATAGCTGCCTCCGTACATGGAAGCGCCCACACCCGCCCTCAGATAAGGAACTAAGAAGTACTTGTCTGTAAGCAGTTTCAGGTTCAGGTTGGCATCTGTTTCCAGCAAGAACTTGCTATTATTGGGTGTAGCGATCCCGCTTTTATAATAAAAAGGATAGGTAACAAATGAGCCATTCAATGTGCCCATGAAATCCAGGTGCTCGGTGAGCCCTTCGAAATACTGGATAGACAAACCCGGATC
Coding sequences within it:
- a CDS encoding OmpA family protein, whose amino-acid sequence is MKKILLAAIGIGLSIASIAQESSYKKRPSLGISFFLQDMKTAKLLETKSLSSVLSNGYWTKIKDMDPGLSIQYFEGLTEHLDFMGTLNGSFVTYPFYYKSGIATPNNSKFLLETDANLNLKLLTDKYFLVPYLRAGVGASMYGGSYFAAYAPIGVGLQFKLGEGTFIHALGTYKAAVTSLAVNYMSYSIGIASPIVERKETALVTPPPPPDKDSDGDGIPDSKDKCPTVPGIAKYDGCPVPDTDGDGINDENDKCPTVKGVAKYDGCPVPDTDGDGINDEEDKCPTVPGVARYQGCPVPDRDHDGVNDEEDRCPDVPGTKANFGCPEVKKELVEKVQKNAKNILFLTGSDKIATKSTRELNEVVAVMKEDAALKLDIEGHTDNVGKEAANQVLSEKRAKAIYKYLVSKGVDASRLSAAGYGPSRPVADNKTAAGRTQNRRVELKLKY
- a CDS encoding head GIN domain-containing protein, encoding MKKWLLVVLMGVCLLQAGAQEKNIVRDDNVQVRPISGFTGIEVSGAISLYLSQGNEEAVAVSAGSDEDAGRINTELKNGVLHITPQKSGWSWGNKRMKAYVTFKTLKRIEASGACNIRLTDAVKLEKLEIELSGASDFSGKVQTALLRLVATGASRITISGEANKTQVEASGASGIRGYDLHTDYCKVNASGASAIHLTVNKEIDASASGGSGIYYKGQALVRNSDISGGATFKRKTDD
- the der gene encoding ribosome biogenesis GTPase Der, which encodes MSGYTVAIVGRPNVGKSTFFNRMLEHRKAIVDDVSGVTRDRQYGMTDWNGKQFNVIDTGGFVSGSEDVFEREIAKQVKIAIDEANAVVFMVDVTTGITHLDEAMGDLLRRATKPVYLVVNKVDNGERELEAAEFYSMGFDHNFFISSISGSGTGELLDMITSAIAPEETEEVRPEDGLPKFAIIGQPNVGKSSLLNALIGQERTIVSDIAGTTRDTIHTHYKLFQKDFILIDTAGIRKKNKEKDDLEFYSVIRAIRAMDEADVCLLLMDAAKGITGQDVSIFSLAARKGKGVVVLVNKWDLIEKETNTARDYEKNLKMKLAPFTDVPVLFVSVKDKTRIFKAIETALEVFDNKQRKIPTSQLNEVMLKAVQAYHAPVVRGNTVKIKYVTQLPTHVPSFAFFTNYPDDIKQPYKNYLENQLRTQFNFKGVPVRIFFRKK
- the era gene encoding GTPase Era; the protein is MKAGFVNIFGKPNAGKSTLLNALVGEKMAIVSPKVQTTRHRIKAFLNKPGEYQVIFSDTPGIIDPKYKLHERMMDAVKGALEDADLALLIVDVKDDWESCHAIFSALKLTVPAVVVLNKTDGVNGNKITEAETYFSKQPYCRKLVKISALRHEHLDELLDVILTFLPEGMPFYSEEDLSDMPTKFFVAEMIREKIYELFGDEIPYHTAVMINEFKEKESLVKIQADIIVQRETQKAIIIGDKGKMIKQIGMKARADIEGFIGQKVFLELFVKVRPKWRDNEMQLKEYGYN
- a CDS encoding rhodanese-like domain-containing protein, whose amino-acid sequence is MQTITVEALKAKLDAGETINLVDVREPHENAEFNIGGLLLPLGKIQTMQVDEIDDLKDQEVFIYCRSGNRSGQACLILETMGYKHVVNVTGGMLAWQEKIGR